From a single Natronorubrum tibetense GA33 genomic region:
- a CDS encoding digeranylgeranylglycerophospholipid reductase — translation MNNRYDVVIAGAGPAGGQCARDLAARGYDVVVLETESEDEFPRQSNKSTAGTFPSMMASFGIPDDVVMQYTDSVVLESPTEHYVREQPGAVLEFAEFKRYLVEDSRADGAEYRFDARVTAPIMENDEIVGVRYNGDEEVYGEIVIDATGPAAPLAKKLGVVDLKRENHAIGIEYEFEGIDIDRPGFADLHDAMMLRLDHELAPGGYSWIFHTGGDTAKVGLCYIQNGSHEQYARDGYSIDDYLNHWLETDPRFANAERLEGKQHRGSAHIQLPGQMHTDRFIAIGDTVPTVDPLWGEGINKCMQSGRMAAIAADSCLKHSDVKPTAENLEVYDTLWHRDVAPNVKTRQHMTQLLYLASNERYDKLMRDLNRFDEETLAEANRGNIRAVLKLLGPSDASLLARFAKQQYGF, via the coding sequence ATGAACAACCGCTACGATGTGGTTATCGCAGGCGCTGGCCCAGCCGGTGGCCAGTGCGCACGCGACCTCGCAGCCCGTGGATACGACGTTGTCGTCCTCGAAACCGAGTCCGAGGACGAGTTCCCGCGCCAGAGCAACAAGTCCACCGCGGGGACGTTCCCCTCGATGATGGCCTCGTTCGGAATTCCAGACGATGTCGTCATGCAGTACACCGACAGTGTCGTCCTCGAGTCCCCGACCGAACACTACGTCCGCGAACAGCCCGGTGCGGTCCTCGAGTTCGCCGAGTTCAAGCGATACCTCGTCGAGGACAGCCGCGCGGACGGCGCGGAATACCGATTCGACGCGCGCGTCACCGCGCCAATCATGGAGAACGACGAGATCGTCGGCGTCCGGTACAACGGCGATGAGGAGGTCTACGGCGAGATCGTCATCGACGCGACGGGCCCGGCCGCGCCGCTCGCGAAGAAGCTCGGCGTCGTCGATCTCAAGCGAGAGAACCACGCGATCGGCATCGAGTACGAGTTCGAGGGTATCGATATCGACCGCCCCGGATTCGCCGACCTCCACGACGCGATGATGCTCCGACTGGACCACGAACTCGCGCCCGGCGGCTACTCGTGGATCTTCCACACCGGTGGGGATACTGCCAAGGTCGGCCTCTGTTACATTCAGAACGGAAGCCACGAGCAGTACGCGCGCGACGGCTACTCGATCGACGACTATCTGAACCACTGGCTCGAGACCGACCCCCGCTTCGCGAACGCCGAGCGACTCGAGGGGAAACAACACCGCGGCTCTGCACACATCCAACTGCCGGGCCAGATGCACACCGATCGGTTCATCGCTATCGGCGACACCGTCCCGACGGTCGACCCGCTCTGGGGCGAGGGAATCAACAAGTGCATGCAGTCCGGCCGGATGGCCGCTATTGCGGCTGACTCCTGTCTCAAACACAGCGACGTGAAGCCGACCGCCGAGAATCTCGAGGTGTACGACACTCTCTGGCACCGCGACGTCGCACCGAACGTCAAGACCCGCCAGCACATGACGCAACTGCTCTATCTCGCGTCCAACGAGCGCTACGACAAGCTCATGCGAGACCTGAACCGGTTCGACGAAGAGACGCTGGCGGAGGCAAACCGCGGGAACATCCGGGCCGTGCTGAAGCTGCTCGGCCCCAGCGACGCCTCCCTGCTCGCCCGATTCGCGAAACAGCAGTACGGATTCTGA
- a CDS encoding ABC transporter ATP-binding protein — protein sequence MTETDSTHDAGSDSASRDGSDGDDSALALVDVTKRYGETTALKDLSIEFRPGTFHGLVGPNGSGKTTLFALLAGLTRPTSGRIERTGATATVGYSFQEPRFYPSLTVRENLEIFRGFADDPPPDAWTETLLEELRLEPAADRRADELSGGFRKKLDLGLALIKRPQYLLLDEPLADVDDYSRRRITAFLDSYREADRTVVVSTHNVTAFADQLDRLSVVVDGDLRYDGPPADDVVAQYRALLD from the coding sequence ATGACGGAAACTGACTCGACCCACGACGCCGGCTCTGATTCCGCGAGCCGAGACGGCTCCGACGGCGATGACAGTGCACTCGCGCTCGTCGACGTGACGAAACGCTACGGCGAGACGACGGCGCTCAAGGACCTCTCCATCGAGTTCCGTCCGGGCACGTTCCACGGCCTTGTCGGGCCGAACGGCTCCGGGAAGACGACGTTATTCGCGCTTCTCGCCGGCCTCACGCGGCCGACGAGCGGCCGGATCGAGCGCACAGGCGCGACCGCGACCGTCGGCTACAGTTTCCAGGAGCCCCGATTCTACCCGTCGCTCACCGTCCGCGAGAACCTCGAAATCTTCCGCGGGTTCGCCGACGACCCGCCGCCGGACGCCTGGACCGAGACCCTGCTCGAGGAGCTTCGACTCGAGCCCGCCGCGGATCGCCGGGCCGACGAACTGTCGGGCGGCTTTCGGAAGAAACTCGACCTCGGGCTCGCGCTGATCAAGCGTCCGCAGTACCTGCTGCTCGACGAGCCACTGGCTGACGTCGATGACTACTCGAGGCGTCGCATTACGGCCTTCCTCGACTCGTATCGCGAGGCCGACCGGACGGTCGTCGTCTCGACGCACAACGTGACAGCCTTCGCCGACCAGCTCGATCGGCTCTCCGTCGTCGTCGACGGCGACCTCCGGTACGACGGCCCGCCCGCGGACGATGTCGTTGCACAGTACCGGGCGCTGCTGGACTGA
- a CDS encoding ABC transporter permease: MDLLALMRKEAITVRRNWGLILVLLVLLPGGLVAGTAIFEQTIPRDVPVGVVAEEGTTEDDIAIAEAGMIAFATPVEYESAAEAREGLQREEVYLAVHVPGDVMNESGEANVTIVSDRAFVPFEEPVNETVGVAESEIDALVQADITVDHEQVGAERSLSEFLVPTGLFAFVTLYALVFLPYQVRSERLVLDRLQTESRLDTVVASKLLFYGAALVIPAAVVAAMGGWFGYEVTVLSPLSVAVFGLTFVYLAAIGLAVLFALGLRQTALFVNIGLALAVFGLSSLVYPTGFFSSTQGTISRALPTYYSVVTTRSAMLRDAPASLYADYLWWLVATTLASLVALKLALVVYERRR, from the coding sequence GTGGATCTGCTGGCCTTGATGCGAAAGGAGGCGATCACCGTCAGGCGAAATTGGGGATTGATCCTTGTCCTCCTCGTCTTGCTCCCCGGTGGACTCGTCGCGGGGACCGCCATCTTCGAGCAGACGATCCCCCGCGACGTGCCCGTCGGCGTCGTCGCCGAGGAGGGGACGACCGAGGATGATATCGCGATCGCCGAAGCGGGGATGATCGCGTTCGCGACGCCGGTCGAGTACGAGTCGGCGGCCGAGGCGCGCGAGGGGCTTCAGCGCGAGGAAGTGTATCTCGCCGTCCACGTACCGGGCGACGTGATGAACGAGAGCGGCGAGGCGAACGTGACGATCGTCTCCGACCGTGCATTCGTCCCGTTCGAAGAGCCGGTCAACGAGACCGTCGGCGTCGCAGAGTCCGAGATCGACGCGCTCGTACAGGCCGACATCACCGTCGATCACGAGCAGGTCGGCGCGGAGCGGAGCCTCTCGGAGTTCCTCGTCCCCACCGGCCTGTTCGCCTTCGTCACGCTCTACGCGCTGGTCTTTCTCCCCTATCAGGTCCGCTCCGAGCGGTTGGTGCTCGACCGGCTCCAGACCGAGTCGCGACTGGATACCGTCGTCGCGAGCAAACTGCTGTTCTACGGCGCCGCGCTCGTGATTCCCGCGGCCGTCGTCGCGGCCATGGGGGGCTGGTTCGGCTACGAGGTGACCGTCCTCTCACCGCTGTCGGTCGCCGTCTTCGGACTCACGTTCGTCTATCTGGCCGCGATCGGACTCGCCGTCCTCTTCGCGCTCGGGCTCCGACAGACCGCCCTGTTCGTCAACATCGGACTCGCGTTGGCCGTCTTCGGACTCTCGAGTCTGGTCTACCCGACCGGCTTTTTCTCCTCGACGCAGGGAACCATCTCTCGAGCGCTGCCGACCTACTACTCGGTGGTCACGACCCGAAGCGCGATGTTGCGCGACGCGCCGGCGTCGCTGTACGCCGACTACCTCTGGTGGCTCGTCGCGACGACGCTCGCCTCGCTCGTCGCCCTGAAACTGGCCTTGGTCGTCTACGAACGGAGGCGCTGA
- a CDS encoding universal stress protein — protein MFETILLPTDGSQHAEAAAETGLELAGVHDAAVHVVCVADTGPLSDLRLPGDAASAEDAMRQRAQESVDTIVERAEDAGLEVTGTVLEGPPEHELLEYVDEVGADLVVLSTRGRGGVHRMALGSVTDHVIRFGDVPVFVANSGSRSA, from the coding sequence ATGTTCGAGACGATTCTGCTCCCGACCGACGGCAGCCAGCACGCCGAAGCCGCGGCCGAAACCGGCCTCGAGCTCGCGGGCGTCCACGACGCGGCGGTTCACGTCGTCTGCGTGGCCGATACGGGCCCGCTGAGCGATCTTCGTCTTCCCGGCGACGCTGCGAGTGCCGAAGACGCAATGCGCCAGCGCGCCCAGGAGTCCGTCGACACGATCGTCGAGCGGGCCGAAGACGCTGGTCTCGAGGTGACCGGCACCGTTCTGGAGGGGCCGCCCGAGCACGAACTGCTCGAGTACGTCGACGAGGTCGGCGCCGACCTCGTCGTGCTGTCCACCCGCGGCCGCGGCGGCGTCCACCGGATGGCGCTGGGGAGCGTCACCGACCACGTGATCCGGTTCGGCGACGTTCCCGTTTTCGTGGCGAACTCGGGTTCGCGCTCGGCGTGA